In a genomic window of Erigeron canadensis isolate Cc75 chromosome 5, C_canadensis_v1, whole genome shotgun sequence:
- the LOC122602258 gene encoding uncharacterized protein LOC122602258 isoform X2, whose product MWGNQAVVVDECIACDNNPHSANQGMVTPDSLFPPSEPPDIKNWFSSYENESLVLETNDIFGFSDHQDSDDQHCLRGECTSRELAIKEMNNTPSMLKQVNESRNQDSDSPDSPLLTLVESQPPGIENWFPSYAYESPVPDDDVDRFVLSPIYKENMVVGDGKQVKEVEKAENLAHVPSDEMICHQMIKVCHTDNDSTECLKDSTELPDEDANMNSPKYVNQMLPEAISLDANGDGDGFVSIQKNKSKIENYNNSMRGDHQKRASSYVSKTKKGNESAGRKILGDVTNVDEHSGKWKCPQKRKPDIGPPLKQLRLGKWFHYA is encoded by the exons ATGTGGGGGAATCAGGCAGTAGTAGTGG ATGAATGTATTGCCTGTGACAACAATCCCCATTCTGCCAATCAG GGGATGGTCACTCCTGATTCACTGTTTCCTCCTTCTG AGCCTCCCGACATAAAAAATTGGTTCTCAAGCTACGAAAATGAATCCCTTGTACTTGAAACAAATGATATTTTTGGATTCTCCGACCATCAAGATTCAGACGATCAACACTGTTTAAGGGGGGAGTGCACTTCAAGGGAGTTGGCCATCAAAGAGATGAACAACACTCCAAGCATGTTGAAACAAGTGAACGAGAGTCGGAACCAG GATTCAGACTCTCCAGATTCTCCTCTCCTCACCCTTG TTGAATCACAACCTCCTGGCATTGAAAACTGGTTCCCAAGCTATGCATATGAATCTCCAGTACCTGATGATGATGTGGACAGATTCGTACTTTCTCCTATTTACAAAGAAAACATGGTTGTTGGCGATGGAAAG CAAGTGAAGGAGGTGGAAAAAGCTGAAAACTTGGCACATGTTCCATCTGATGAGATGATTTGTCATCAGATGATAAAGGTGTGTCATACTGATAATGATTCAACAGAATGCTTGAAAGACTCAACTGAGTTACCTGATGAAGATGCTAATATGAACTCACCTAAATATGTTAATCAAATGTTGCCTGAAGCTATTTCCTTAGATGCAAATGGTGATGGAGATGGTTTTGTTTCAATCCAAAAAAACAAGAGCAAAATAGAAAATTACAACAACTCAATGCGTGGGGATCATCAAAAGAGAGCTTCTTCATATGTTAGTAAGACAAAGAAAGGTAATGAAAGTGCAGGAAGGAAGATATTGGGTGACGTAACAAACGTTGATGAGCATTCTGGAAAATGGAAATGTCCACAAAAGAGGAAGCCGGATATCGGTCCTCCATTGAAGCAGCTACGACTTGGAAAATGGTTTCATTATGCATAG
- the LOC122602258 gene encoding uncharacterized protein LOC122602258 isoform X1 — translation MNEMNDSVGYTQAVNVGESGSSSGADECIACDNNPHSANQGMVTPDSLFPPSEPPDIKNWFSSYENESLVLETNDIFGFSDHQDSDDQHCLRGECTSRELAIKEMNNTPSMLKQVNESRNQDSDSPDSPLLTLVESQPPGIENWFPSYAYESPVPDDDVDRFVLSPIYKENMVVGDGKQVKEVEKAENLAHVPSDEMICHQMIKVCHTDNDSTECLKDSTELPDEDANMNSPKYVNQMLPEAISLDANGDGDGFVSIQKNKSKIENYNNSMRGDHQKRASSYVSKTKKGNESAGRKILGDVTNVDEHSGKWKCPQKRKPDIGPPLKQLRLGKWFHYA, via the exons ATGAATGAGATGAATGATTCAGTGGGATACACACAAGCGGTAAATGTGGGGGAATCAGGCAGTAGTAGTGG TGCAGATGAATGTATTGCCTGTGACAACAATCCCCATTCTGCCAATCAG GGGATGGTCACTCCTGATTCACTGTTTCCTCCTTCTG AGCCTCCCGACATAAAAAATTGGTTCTCAAGCTACGAAAATGAATCCCTTGTACTTGAAACAAATGATATTTTTGGATTCTCCGACCATCAAGATTCAGACGATCAACACTGTTTAAGGGGGGAGTGCACTTCAAGGGAGTTGGCCATCAAAGAGATGAACAACACTCCAAGCATGTTGAAACAAGTGAACGAGAGTCGGAACCAG GATTCAGACTCTCCAGATTCTCCTCTCCTCACCCTTG TTGAATCACAACCTCCTGGCATTGAAAACTGGTTCCCAAGCTATGCATATGAATCTCCAGTACCTGATGATGATGTGGACAGATTCGTACTTTCTCCTATTTACAAAGAAAACATGGTTGTTGGCGATGGAAAG CAAGTGAAGGAGGTGGAAAAAGCTGAAAACTTGGCACATGTTCCATCTGATGAGATGATTTGTCATCAGATGATAAAGGTGTGTCATACTGATAATGATTCAACAGAATGCTTGAAAGACTCAACTGAGTTACCTGATGAAGATGCTAATATGAACTCACCTAAATATGTTAATCAAATGTTGCCTGAAGCTATTTCCTTAGATGCAAATGGTGATGGAGATGGTTTTGTTTCAATCCAAAAAAACAAGAGCAAAATAGAAAATTACAACAACTCAATGCGTGGGGATCATCAAAAGAGAGCTTCTTCATATGTTAGTAAGACAAAGAAAGGTAATGAAAGTGCAGGAAGGAAGATATTGGGTGACGTAACAAACGTTGATGAGCATTCTGGAAAATGGAAATGTCCACAAAAGAGGAAGCCGGATATCGGTCCTCCATTGAAGCAGCTACGACTTGGAAAATGGTTTCATTATGCATAG
- the LOC122601999 gene encoding ubiquitin-conjugating enzyme E2-23 kDa, translating into MTSPMKRREMDLMNLMMNDYKVEIPNDDTREFFVLLHGPRDSPYCGGVWKVRVELPNAYPYSSPSIGFVNKIYHPNIDFASGTVCLDVINQAWSAMFDLNHVFEIFLPQLLMVPNPLDPLNEEAAEFLLRDKTAYEEKVKEYCGRYAKPEDVGVDPSTTSSSDDEEEEPPSDDDQATTTSA; encoded by the exons ATGACTTCCCCAATGAAACGCAGAGAGATGGACTTGATGAATCT GATGATGAATGATTACAAAGTTGAGATTCCCAACGATGATACTAGAGAGTTCTTTGTGCTTTTGCATGGACCTCGTGACA GTCCTTACTGTGGAGGTGTATGGAAGGTAAGGGTTGAGCTTCCAAATGCTTACCCCTATTCTTCTCCATCTATTGGTTTCGTGAACAAAATTTACCATCCAAATATTGACTTTGC GTCCGGTACGGTGTGCTTAGATGTGATTAATCAGGCTTGGAGCGCGATGTTTG ACTTGAACCATGTATTTGAGATATTCCTTCCGCAACTTTTGATGGTACCAAATCCGTTAGATCCGTTGAATGAAGAGGCTGCTGAGTTTCTGTTGCGTGATAAAACGGCTTATGAAGAAAAAGTGAAAG AGTACTGCGGGCGATATGCCAAGCCAGAAGATGTTGGTGTGGATCCATCAACTACTAGTAGTAGtgatgatgaggaggaggaACCCCCAAGTGATGATGATCAGGCAACAACTACTTCGGCTTAA